The Oryza glaberrima chromosome 9, OglaRS2, whole genome shotgun sequence genome includes a window with the following:
- the LOC127784190 gene encoding fasciclin-like arabinogalactan protein 1, with protein MRRLRLSAAAAAPHGVLLLLLLLLPLVAAAGPAAAKAPAAPPAPPNVTTAMAKGGCKAFADLIAASPDASSTYQSAAGGGITVFCPTDDAVRAFLPRYKNLTADGKAELLLFHAVPVYYSRGSLKSNNGVMNTLATDGAAKNYNFTVQNEGDAVTIKTAASGDAARVKSTVVDADPVAIFTVDAVIEPVELFKPAPSPTPAPSPAPAADAPKASKPAHHPAPVVADAPGPAATDSPPADQKKEAKKSAAAGAPPCVRWFAAALAAVAMASTLA; from the coding sequence atgcgccgcctccgcctctccgccgccgccgccgcgccacacggcgtcctcctcctcctcctcctcctcctgccgctcgtggccgcggccgggccggcggcggccaaggcGCCCGCGGCCCCGCCGGCTCCGCCCaacgtgacgacggcgatggcgaaggGCGGGTGCAAGGCCTTCGCCGACCTGATCGCGGCGTCGCCCGACGCGTCCTCCACGTACcagtccgccgccggcggcggcatcaccGTGTTCTGCCCCACCGACGACGCCGTCAGGGCGTTCCTGCCCAGGTACAAGAACCTCACCGCCGACGGCAAGGCCGAGCTGCTCCTGTTCCACGCCGTGCCCGTGTACTACTCCCGCGGCAGCCTCAAGTCCAACAATGGCGTCATGAACACCCTCGCCACCGACGGCGCCGCCAAGAACTACAACTTCACGGTGCAGAACGAGGGCGACGCCGTCACCATCAAGACCGCCGCCTCCGGGGACGCCGCGCGGGTCAAGTCCACGGTGGTGGACGCCGACCCCGTCGCCATCTTCACCGTCGACGCGGTGATCGAGCCGGTGGAGCTGTTcaagccggcgccgtcgccgacgcccgcgccgtcgcccgctccGGCGGCGGACGCTCCCAAGGCCAGTAAGCCCGCGCACCACCCGGCGCCCGTCGTGGCGGACGCTcccggccccgccgccaccgactcGCCTCCGGCGGACCAGAAGAAGGAGGCCAAGaagagcgcggcggccggcgcgccgccgtgcgtCCGGTGGTTCGCCGCGGCgttggccgccgtcgccatggcctCCACATTGGCCTAG